Proteins encoded by one window of Fusobacterium mortiferum ATCC 9817:
- a CDS encoding aromatic acid exporter family protein, giving the protein MKYIDHKVIKTAIGTFISIYLADLLGIKFGVTAGIVTIISIQATKKESLKIALERFIASLVGLFIAVISFECFGYTPFIFGIFVLTFMPICLKFNLFQGFLATVVLATHILSLGTVSLDIVKNEIYILLLGIVVALVLNSYMPDMKKELREKKKNIDTLMKTLFNYFGDVLITGSVFVDEETLFKELKKELDTARDIAFKEYNNDIFSSSREEVEFFQMKRNQYKVMLRMRNHFYRFYISSEHTHIISEFTRKVSDSIGVDKLYQEVLIELERVRGVFESMPLPKTRVEFESRAMLFQFLNDIEEFLEIKRDYMKKVRGK; this is encoded by the coding sequence ATGAAATATATAGACCATAAAGTTATCAAAACAGCTATTGGAACTTTTATATCTATCTATTTAGCAGATTTATTAGGAATAAAATTTGGAGTTACAGCTGGAATAGTTACTATTATTAGTATTCAAGCTACTAAAAAAGAGTCTTTAAAAATCGCTTTAGAAAGATTTATCGCTTCCTTAGTTGGACTTTTTATAGCAGTTATATCCTTTGAATGTTTTGGATATACACCTTTTATCTTTGGTATATTTGTTTTAACATTTATGCCTATATGTCTGAAATTTAATTTATTTCAAGGTTTTTTAGCTACTGTTGTTTTAGCTACACATATTTTAAGTTTAGGTACTGTATCTTTAGATATAGTTAAAAACGAAATATATATTCTTCTTCTTGGAATAGTTGTAGCTCTAGTTCTAAATTCATATATGCCTGATATGAAAAAAGAATTAAGAGAGAAAAAGAAAAATATTGATACACTTATGAAAACTCTCTTTAATTATTTTGGAGATGTATTAATAACTGGTTCTGTTTTTGTAGATGAAGAAACTCTATTTAAAGAGTTAAAAAAAGAATTGGATACAGCTAGAGATATTGCTTTTAAAGAGTATAATAATGATATCTTTTCTAGTTCAAGAGAAGAAGTAGAGTTCTTTCAAATGAAAAGAAATCAATATAAAGTTATGCTAAGAATGAGAAATCACTTCTATAGATTCTATATAAGTAGTGAACACACACATATTATTTCTGAGTTTACTAGAAAAGTTTCTGACTCTATTGGAGTGGATAAACTCTATCAAGAGGTTCTTATAGAATTAGAAAGAGTTAGAGGCGTATTTGAAAGTATGCCTTTACCTAAAACAAGAGTTGAATTTGAAAGTAGAGCTATGTTATTTCAATTTTTAAATGATATAGAGGAGTTTTTAGAAATTAAAAGAGACTATATGAAAAAAGTAAGAGGGAAGTAA
- the pfkB gene encoding 1-phosphofructokinase, with product MIYTLTLNPAIDYYMSMGNFQLGSLNSLEEGYTLPGGKGINVSKVLKNFSVESKALGFVGGFTGDYIKKHLNEYEIESDFIELQENTRINIKLKTKDSETEIAGKSPTISRENVKELLKKFEEIKKDDVVILSGSVPNSISKSIYADIIKLLPKDCKVILDTRGLHFVEGLKEGVFLTKPNNHELEEFFNRKLNNIEEIIQAGKDLQALGSKNVLISLGKDGSILITEKEVYIGNAPQGKLISSVGAGDSMVAGVVYGIAKGMTLEDSYKYGIASGSSTAFSEGLTTFEGMNSLLNKIEIKKY from the coding sequence ATGATATATACACTTACACTTAATCCTGCTATCGATTACTATATGAGCATGGGAAATTTTCAACTAGGAAGCCTTAACTCATTGGAAGAAGGGTATACTTTACCAGGTGGAAAAGGAATAAATGTTTCTAAAGTTTTAAAAAATTTCTCTGTTGAAAGTAAAGCTCTAGGATTTGTTGGAGGATTTACAGGGGATTATATTAAAAAACACTTAAATGAATATGAAATAGAAAGTGATTTTATAGAACTTCAAGAAAATACTAGAATAAATATTAAATTAAAAACTAAAGATTCTGAAACAGAGATAGCTGGAAAATCTCCTACTATTTCTAGAGAAAATGTAAAGGAATTATTAAAAAAATTTGAAGAAATAAAAAAAGATGATGTAGTAATATTATCAGGAAGTGTACCTAATTCTATTTCTAAAAGTATTTATGCTGATATTATAAAACTTTTACCAAAAGATTGCAAAGTTATATTAGATACTAGGGGATTACATTTTGTAGAAGGATTAAAAGAGGGAGTATTTTTAACAAAACCAAACAATCATGAATTGGAAGAGTTTTTTAATAGAAAATTAAACAACATAGAGGAAATTATACAAGCTGGAAAAGATTTACAAGCTTTAGGAAGCAAAAATGTATTAATCTCTTTAGGAAAAGATGGTTCTATATTAATTACAGAAAAAGAGGTATATATAGGAAATGCTCCACAAGGTAAACTTATTAGCTCAGTTGGTGCTGGAGATTCTATGGTGGCTGGAGTTGTATACGGAATAGCAAAGGGAATGACTCTTGAAGATAGTTACAAATATGGTATAGCTTCTGGAAGTTCAACAGCCTTTTCTGAAGGACTTACAACTTTTGAAGGAATGAATAGTTTATTAAATAAAATAGAGATAAAAAAATATTAA
- a CDS encoding DeoR/GlpR family DNA-binding transcription regulator — protein MNVRRFDTILKLLNENKNIKVQELMEKLNVSEATIRRDLNTLEKKGKIKRVHGGAILNTPSEEDIISKKTIHSKAKEKIAKIASEYIKDGDIIYLDAGSTTEILIKYLEDKENIKVVTNGISHLEELNRYGIETYLLGGEAKFTTGATVGIGAVTSLRGYNIDIAFIGANGVTSEGYSTPDTKEAMIKSEAISRANEVYFLCDSSKFGKKSFVVFATLEDGTLLTEGEVPEEFKIK, from the coding sequence ATGAATGTTCGTAGATTTGACACAATACTCAAACTTTTAAATGAAAATAAAAATATAAAAGTTCAAGAGCTAATGGAAAAATTGAATGTTTCTGAAGCCACAATTCGTAGAGACTTAAATACTCTTGAAAAAAAAGGGAAAATAAAAAGAGTACATGGTGGTGCTATTTTAAATACACCTTCTGAAGAGGATATAATTTCTAAAAAAACTATTCACTCTAAGGCTAAAGAAAAAATTGCTAAAATTGCTAGCGAATATATAAAAGATGGAGATATCATCTATCTTGATGCTGGAAGTACAACGGAAATTCTAATTAAGTATCTTGAAGATAAAGAAAATATTAAAGTTGTAACTAATGGTATCTCTCATTTAGAAGAGTTAAATAGATATGGAATCGAAACTTATCTTCTTGGTGGTGAAGCTAAATTTACTACTGGAGCCACTGTAGGAATAGGTGCTGTAACTTCTTTAAGGGGTTACAATATAGATATAGCTTTTATAGGAGCTAATGGAGTAACTAGCGAAGGGTATTCCACTCCAGATACTAAGGAAGCTATGATAAAAAGCGAAGCTATCAGTAGGGCTAATGAGGTTTATTTCCTATGTGATTCATCTAAATTTGGAAAAAAATCTTTCGTAGTCTTTGCTACTCTAGAAGATGGAACTCTTCTAACAGAGGGAGAGGTTCCAGAGGAATTTAAAATAAAATAA
- a CDS encoding flavocytochrome c → MERNKIILGIFALTLSAYGMSFKEGTYAGEAKGYRGDIKVEVKVSSDKIEEIRILENGDTPILSDSAIKRVAENVLKYQSTRVDGVAGATGTSKAAQMAIRNALKSSGVDAKELNRKVKTEEVRTLMKKELKENVVVIGAGGAGLVSAIEAKLNGAEKVVVLEKMAFAGGNTLISGGEYAAPNNWIQKKQGIKDSPDTFYNDILKGGDNEGNPKLIRVLADNALKDAEWLKDFIGMEFEDRQLFFGGHSVERSLVPKDATGVEMIKKLLAKADELGIEIYYETPATELIMKNDRIVGVKAKSSTTDYTFLADKGVIIASGGFGSNVEMRIKYNKDVDENILSTNTVGITGDGIVMAEKVGAKLEDMEFIQTYPTCDPISGALLYFGDVRLAGGSILVNQEGKRFVEELERRDVISMAIKEQTGSVAYQFCDEAQVELSGVAKHHAKEVEYLFNNKLLVKADTIEEAANFFGIDSKELENTVKKYNEYAKNGKDLEFNKRGKLTPFEMQGPFYIMKAVPAVHHTMGGIKIDEKARVIDTNGNVIKGLYGAGEVTGDIHGTNRLGSDAIADITVFGRIAGKNVMSEN, encoded by the coding sequence ATGGAAAGAAATAAAATTATTTTAGGTATTTTTGCTTTAACTCTTAGTGCTTATGGAATGAGTTTTAAAGAAGGAACTTATGCTGGAGAGGCTAAAGGATATCGTGGAGATATTAAAGTAGAGGTAAAGGTTTCTTCTGATAAAATTGAAGAGATAAGAATTTTAGAAAATGGAGATACTCCAATTCTTTCAGATTCAGCAATAAAAAGAGTAGCTGAAAATGTTTTAAAATATCAAAGTACTAGGGTAGATGGAGTTGCTGGAGCTACTGGAACTTCTAAAGCTGCTCAAATGGCTATAAGAAATGCTTTAAAATCTTCTGGTGTTGATGCAAAAGAACTAAATAGAAAAGTAAAAACTGAAGAAGTTAGAACACTAATGAAAAAAGAATTAAAGGAAAATGTAGTAGTTATAGGTGCTGGTGGAGCTGGACTTGTTTCTGCTATTGAAGCTAAATTAAACGGTGCTGAAAAAGTAGTTGTATTAGAAAAAATGGCTTTTGCTGGAGGAAATACCTTAATTTCAGGAGGAGAGTATGCAGCTCCTAATAACTGGATTCAAAAGAAACAAGGTATTAAAGATAGTCCAGATACTTTTTATAATGATATATTAAAAGGTGGAGATAACGAAGGAAATCCAAAACTTATAAGAGTTTTAGCTGATAATGCACTAAAAGATGCTGAATGGTTAAAAGATTTTATTGGAATGGAATTTGAAGATAGACAATTATTCTTTGGTGGACACTCTGTTGAAAGAAGTTTAGTACCAAAAGATGCCACTGGAGTAGAAATGATTAAAAAACTTTTAGCTAAAGCTGATGAGTTAGGAATAGAAATCTATTATGAAACTCCTGCTACTGAACTTATAATGAAAAATGATAGAATAGTAGGAGTAAAAGCAAAAAGTTCTACAACTGATTACACTTTCTTAGCTGATAAAGGTGTAATTATTGCTAGTGGTGGATTTGGTTCTAATGTTGAAATGAGAATAAAATATAATAAAGATGTAGATGAAAATATCTTATCTACTAATACTGTAGGTATTACTGGAGATGGAATAGTTATGGCTGAAAAAGTTGGAGCTAAACTAGAAGATATGGAGTTTATTCAAACTTATCCTACTTGTGACCCTATAAGTGGAGCTTTATTATATTTTGGTGACGTTAGACTTGCTGGTGGAAGTATCCTTGTCAACCAAGAGGGAAAACGTTTTGTTGAAGAATTAGAGAGAAGAGACGTTATCTCTATGGCTATCAAAGAGCAAACTGGAAGTGTAGCATATCAATTCTGTGACGAAGCTCAAGTAGAATTAAGTGGAGTAGCTAAACATCATGCTAAAGAAGTAGAATACTTATTTAATAATAAGCTTTTAGTTAAGGCTGATACAATAGAAGAAGCTGCTAATTTCTTTGGAATAGATAGCAAAGAATTAGAGAATACAGTAAAAAAATATAATGAGTATGCTAAAAATGGAAAAGATTTAGAATTTAATAAGAGAGGAAAATTAACTCCATTTGAAATGCAAGGTCCTTTCTATATTATGAAAGCTGTACCAGCTGTACATCATACTATGGGTGGAATTAAAATTGATGAAAAAGCTAGAGTTATTGATACAAATGGAAATGTTATCAAAGGATTATATGGAGCTGGAGAAGTTACAGGAGATATCCATGGAACTAACCGTTTAGGAAGTGACGCTATAGCTGATATTACTGTATTTGGTAGAATTGCTGGTAAAAACGTAATGTCAGAAAATTAA
- a CDS encoding DMT family protein, protein MKFLPIALLFISNIFMSFAWYGHLKNTHSALWFAIVSSWGIAFFEYCFSIPANRIGSQFFTVAQLKIIQEVITLVVFSGFSVLYLKQEFKLNYIYAFLCLIGAVYFMFKK, encoded by the coding sequence ATGAAATTTTTACCAATAGCTTTGCTTTTTATTTCAAATATTTTTATGTCTTTTGCTTGGTATGGACACTTAAAAAATACTCATAGTGCTCTATGGTTTGCAATTGTTAGTAGCTGGGGAATAGCTTTCTTTGAATATTGTTTCTCTATTCCAGCTAATAGAATAGGTTCTCAATTTTTTACTGTGGCACAACTTAAGATTATTCAAGAGGTTATTACTCTTGTAGTTTTTTCTGGATTCTCTGTTCTTTATCTTAAACAAGAGTTTAAATTAAATTATATATATGCTTTCCTTTGCTTAATAGGAGCAGTATATTTTATGTTCAAAAAATAA
- a CDS encoding META domain-containing protein: MKKSLIILTLAGALLGGCTALEKTSETAEKVNNVTQTAQTMLNINSISGVEYTLENSDITITFDNTKIYGFSGVNRYFGAVKVQGNNITIENVASTMMAGPQNKVEEESNYLKALAEMTSMTIGDKTITLTGNGKTLKFFTK; the protein is encoded by the coding sequence ATGAAAAAGTCATTAATTATATTAACATTAGCAGGAGCATTATTAGGAGGATGTACAGCTTTGGAAAAAACAAGTGAAACAGCTGAAAAAGTTAACAATGTAACTCAAACAGCTCAAACTATGTTAAATATTAATTCAATCAGTGGAGTAGAATATACTCTTGAAAATTCTGATATAACTATTACATTTGATAATACTAAAATTTATGGATTCTCTGGAGTAAATAGATATTTTGGTGCTGTTAAAGTTCAAGGAAATAATATCACTATCGAAAATGTAGCTTCTACTATGATGGCAGGACCTCAAAATAAAGTGGAAGAGGAATCAAATTATTTAAAAGCTCTAGCTGAAATGACTTCTATGACAATTGGAGATAAAACTATTACTTTAACAGGAAATGGAAAAACTCTAAAATTTTTCACAAAATAA
- a CDS encoding histidinol-phosphatase HisJ family protein — protein MFINDYHIHSEFSGDSSQDLVEIFEKAISLGLEEIAITDHLEYDIEGMADKWILNLDKYTSKILEYQDKYKGKLNIKLGVEVGVQPHTKDYLEEQVKKYPFDFIIASTHAINRYDLAWGELQKTRNKEQLQKYYFETVLENIKKYDKFSVYGHMDFVTRYGGNEYRGLEYKKNQDLIDEILKTLISKGKGIEINTSGYRYKEDRFYPCTDVVKRYFELGGEIITIGSDSHIKEYITMDFDIVYEFLKSIGVKYICGFDKLNPVFKKLK, from the coding sequence ATGTTTATAAATGATTATCATATTCATAGTGAATTTTCTGGTGATTCTAGCCAAGATTTAGTAGAAATTTTTGAAAAAGCAATATCTTTAGGTTTAGAAGAGATTGCTATCACTGACCATTTAGAGTATGATATAGAGGGAATGGCAGATAAGTGGATTTTAAATTTAGATAAATATACTAGTAAAATTTTAGAATATCAAGATAAATATAAGGGGAAATTAAATATAAAATTAGGAGTAGAGGTAGGAGTACAACCACATACTAAAGATTATTTAGAAGAGCAAGTAAAAAAATATCCTTTTGATTTTATTATCGCTTCTACTCACGCTATAAATAGGTATGATTTAGCTTGGGGAGAGTTGCAAAAAACTAGAAATAAAGAGCAGTTACAAAAATATTATTTTGAAACTGTCTTAGAAAATATAAAAAAATATGATAAATTCTCTGTTTATGGACATATGGATTTTGTTACTAGATATGGTGGTAATGAATACAGAGGATTAGAATATAAAAAAAATCAAGATTTAATTGATGAAATTTTAAAAACTTTAATTTCAAAAGGTAAGGGTATAGAGATAAATACTTCTGGTTATAGATACAAAGAGGATAGATTTTATCCTTGTACTGATGTAGTGAAAAGATATTTTGAGTTAGGTGGAGAGATTATTACAATAGGTTCTGATTCCCATATAAAAGAGTATATAACTATGGATTTTGATATTGTATATGAATTTTTAAAAAGTATTGGTGTAAAATATATTTGTGGTTTTGACAAACTAAATCCTGTATTTAAAAAGTTAAAATAA